One genomic segment of Sminthopsis crassicaudata isolate SCR6 chromosome 4, ASM4859323v1, whole genome shotgun sequence includes these proteins:
- the ICAM2 gene encoding intercellular adhesion molecule 2, producing the protein MKMLLFSTWVLMAFFTLLSSSVAGEELFEVSVWPEWPVVEAGKALWINCSTNCTYPTKGGIETRNINTTMQQEETHWKVFHLSNISQNTNIFCYFICSNTQKKKSVNIIVYRPPLQVTLSLQPAWVIVGENFTLTCHVPNVVPLENLTLTLLQGTEKLHRQTFVTVSKALQDAWLTFNVTARREDSRSNFSCHAELDLRPHSEQLFSASSEPKMLEIFEPSWDNQMLIIIIITILLLLVFVISVCLCFAYGQHWRQHRTGGYGVLAAWRNYRIR; encoded by the exons ATGAAAATGTTGCTTTTCAGTACCTGGGTTCTGATGGCTTTCTTCACCCTGCTCTCCTCTTCAG TAGCAGGAGAGGAACTATTTGAGGTGAGTGTGTGGCCAGAGTGGCCTGTGGTTGAGGCTGGCAAGGCCCTGTGGATCAACTGTAGCACCAATTGTACGTACCCTACTAAAGGAGGCATTGAGACCCGTAACATAAATACGACCATGCAGCAAGAAGAGACTCACTGGAAAGtgtttcatttatcaaatatctcCCAGAATACCAACATTTTTTGTTACTTCATATGCTCGAATACCCAAAAGAAGAAGTCTGTCAACATCATCGTATACC GGCCACCATTGCAGGTGACATTGAGCCTGCAGCCTGCTTGGGTGATTGTGGGTGAGAATTTCACCTTGACATGCCATGTGCCTAATGTGGTCCCGCTGGAGAACCTCACTCTCACTCTGCTCCAGGGCACAGAAAAACTACATCGCCAGACCTTTGTGACCGTGTCTAAGGCTTTGCAGGATGCCTGGCTCACTTTCAACGTCACTGCTAGAAGGGAAGATAGTAGGAGTAACTTCTCTTGCCATGCAGAACTGGATCTCAGGCCACATAGCGAGCAGTTATTCTCTGCCAGTTCAGAGCCCAAGATGCTTGAGATATTTG AACCCTCCTGGGACAATCAGATgctcatcattatcatcattacaatTCTTCTGCTGCTGGTTTTTGTGATCTCAGTCTGCCTGTGTTTTGCTTATGGGCAACACTGGCGTCAACACCGAACAGGAGGATACGGGGTACTGGCTGCCTGGAGAAACTACAGAATCAGATGA